A single genomic interval of Nonomuraea rubra harbors:
- a CDS encoding TetR/AcrR family transcriptional regulator: MPITQRRRPKDRKETIALVAAELFCARGYHNVGIEDIAQEIGVTGPAIYRHFPNKQAVLAAAVQELGLRFAECVRSGADEAAPAGRLRAALLALVRYTLDRRAVARLYQWEGRHLEPGRRAVLAAPFDGAVRTLRELLLDSRPGLARQDAALLISAALSVIASPATHRASLSRTRAEGTLLDCVAVLVGADLPAPPRQASPREHQPDRFALLPRRERLLAEAIRLFHERGYHQVSISDIGQAAGINASSVYSHFASKAELLAAAYYRATSRLEHTTAAALAGAGTPAQALGRLIDAYVETTFAQADLAAVYLSESESLPPADLRRLRAAQRRHVDTWTGLVAQVRPGEVPSEIRFRTHAALNVVSDLARSAGPSATEERTAALLRPLLGLPDQP, encoded by the coding sequence GTGCCGATCACCCAGCGCCGCAGGCCCAAGGATCGCAAGGAGACCATCGCGCTCGTCGCCGCCGAGCTGTTCTGCGCCCGCGGCTACCACAACGTCGGCATCGAGGACATTGCCCAGGAGATCGGCGTCACCGGCCCGGCGATCTACCGGCACTTCCCGAACAAGCAGGCCGTGCTCGCCGCCGCCGTACAGGAGCTGGGCCTCCGCTTCGCGGAGTGCGTGCGGTCCGGCGCGGACGAGGCCGCCCCCGCCGGCCGCCTGCGCGCCGCCCTGCTGGCGCTCGTCCGCTACACCCTCGACAGGCGCGCCGTCGCGCGCCTCTACCAGTGGGAGGGCCGCCATCTGGAGCCCGGACGGCGGGCGGTGCTGGCCGCACCGTTCGACGGCGCCGTGCGCACGCTGCGCGAGCTGCTGCTGGACTCCCGCCCCGGGCTGGCCAGGCAGGACGCCGCGCTGCTGATCTCCGCGGCGCTGAGCGTGATCGCGAGCCCCGCCACCCACCGCGCGAGCCTGTCCAGGACCAGGGCCGAAGGCACGCTCCTGGACTGCGTCGCCGTCCTCGTCGGCGCGGACCTGCCCGCGCCACCCCGGCAGGCGTCCCCGCGCGAGCACCAGCCGGACCGGTTCGCCCTGCTGCCCCGCCGCGAGCGGCTGCTCGCCGAGGCGATCCGGCTGTTCCACGAGCGCGGCTACCACCAGGTGAGCATCTCCGACATCGGCCAGGCCGCCGGGATCAACGCCTCCAGCGTCTACTCGCACTTCGCCAGCAAGGCCGAGCTGCTGGCCGCCGCCTACTACCGGGCCACCAGCCGCCTGGAGCACACGACGGCCGCCGCGCTCGCGGGTGCGGGCACGCCCGCCCAGGCCCTGGGCCGGCTGATCGACGCCTACGTCGAGACCACCTTCGCCCAGGCCGACCTGGCCGCCGTCTACCTCTCGGAGAGCGAGAGCCTGCCGCCCGCCGACCTGCGGCGGCTACGCGCCGCCCAGCGGCGGCACGTCGACACGTGGACCGGCCTGGTCGCCCAGGTCCGCCCGGGGGAGGTGCCGTCCGAGATCCGCTTCAGGACGCACGCCGCGCTGAACGTCGTGAGCGACCTCGCCCGCTCCGCCGGCCCGTCGGCCACCGAGGAGCGCACCGCCGCCCTGCTCCGGCCGCTGCTGGGCCTGCCCGATCAGCCCTGA
- a CDS encoding TetR/AcrR family transcriptional regulator yields MVSTAGRARGTREAILDAAERLFAEHGVGEVSNRRISEAAGQGNHFAVGYHFGTKADLVRAIVHRYTAALEERRLRLLEEIGGSGDLRDWVSCLVRPATEHLDALGPASRRAQCMAQITTVPALRQIVIDESAGTPSMRATLDGMLRLLPGLPEQVRQERAGLCRLLLVHALAERERALNEGDPAARTTWDATATGLVDALTGLWLAPSTASPGGGSPQG; encoded by the coding sequence GTGGTGAGCACGGCCGGGCGGGCTCGCGGGACCCGCGAGGCCATCCTGGACGCCGCCGAGCGCCTGTTCGCCGAGCACGGCGTCGGCGAGGTGTCCAACCGCCGGATCAGCGAGGCGGCGGGGCAGGGCAACCACTTCGCCGTCGGCTACCACTTCGGCACCAAGGCCGATCTGGTGCGGGCGATCGTCCACCGCTACACCGCGGCGCTGGAGGAGCGGCGGCTGCGGCTGCTGGAGGAGATCGGCGGCTCGGGCGACCTGCGCGACTGGGTGTCCTGCCTGGTCCGGCCGGCGACCGAGCACCTGGACGCGCTCGGCCCGGCGAGCCGGCGGGCCCAGTGCATGGCACAGATCACCACCGTGCCCGCCCTGCGGCAGATCGTCATCGACGAGTCCGCCGGCACCCCGTCCATGCGGGCCACCCTCGACGGCATGCTCCGCCTGCTGCCCGGCCTGCCCGAGCAGGTGCGCCAGGAGCGGGCCGGCCTGTGCCGCCTGCTGCTGGTGCACGCGCTGGCCGAGCGGGAGCGCGCGCTGAACGAGGGCGATCCAGCCGCGCGCACCACCTGGGACGCCACCGCGACCGGCCTCGTCGACGCCCTGACCGGCCTCTGGCTGGCCCCCTCCACCGCCTCCCCCGGCGGCGGGTCCCCTCAGGGCTGA
- a CDS encoding cytochrome P450, whose amino-acid sequence MTAEQVPHYPFPSPAALEPPQEWAGLRDGCPIAPIRLASGDRALLLTRYDDVKQVLSDPRFTRQLDAPGAARVTANESGGVFGSGGSSMSGEEHRAWRQLVGKAFTAKRVMAMQPRIEAMAVELVERMAAEGAPADLVGAVGFPLPVRAICDLLGVPGSDREKFAYWSDTMLSMTRFGQEEIDAAQAEFDGYLVALVAAKRAEPGDDLISELLAMVAGLDGRLTEQLMLGTAKGLLVAGHETTANMIGKMVAMLLADRTRWEALLADRTLVRPAVEEALRFDANPGFGMPRYLSEEVEVAGERLPGGTTVICSMASANRDERQFEGAGELRLDRSPNPHVAFGAGPHSCIGQALARTELQTVLKVLLDRLPALELAVPAGELRRREGLIVGGLERVPVRW is encoded by the coding sequence GTGACCGCCGAGCAGGTGCCGCACTACCCATTCCCCAGCCCCGCCGCCCTGGAGCCGCCGCAGGAGTGGGCCGGGTTGCGCGACGGGTGCCCGATCGCCCCCATCCGGCTGGCCAGCGGCGACCGGGCGCTGCTGCTGACCCGCTACGACGACGTCAAGCAGGTCCTGTCCGACCCGCGCTTCACCCGGCAGCTCGACGCGCCGGGCGCCGCCCGGGTGACCGCCAACGAGTCCGGCGGCGTGTTCGGCAGCGGCGGCAGCAGCATGAGCGGCGAGGAGCACCGGGCCTGGCGGCAGCTCGTGGGCAAGGCGTTCACCGCCAAGCGGGTCATGGCGATGCAGCCCAGGATCGAGGCCATGGCGGTGGAGCTGGTCGAGCGGATGGCGGCCGAGGGGGCGCCGGCCGACCTGGTGGGCGCGGTGGGCTTCCCGCTGCCGGTGCGGGCCATCTGCGACCTGCTCGGGGTGCCGGGCTCCGACCGGGAGAAGTTCGCGTACTGGTCGGACACCATGCTCAGCATGACCAGGTTCGGCCAGGAGGAGATCGACGCCGCCCAGGCCGAGTTCGACGGCTACCTGGTGGCGCTGGTGGCGGCCAAGCGGGCCGAGCCGGGCGACGACCTGATCAGCGAGCTGCTGGCGATGGTGGCGGGCCTGGACGGGCGGCTGACCGAGCAGCTCATGCTGGGCACCGCCAAGGGCCTGCTGGTGGCCGGGCACGAGACGACCGCCAACATGATCGGCAAGATGGTGGCGATGCTGCTCGCCGACCGTACGCGGTGGGAGGCGCTGCTGGCCGACCGCACGCTGGTCCGCCCGGCGGTGGAGGAGGCGCTGCGCTTCGACGCCAATCCCGGCTTCGGCATGCCCCGCTATCTCAGCGAGGAGGTGGAGGTGGCGGGCGAGAGGCTGCCGGGCGGCACCACGGTGATCTGCAGCATGGCCTCGGCCAACCGGGACGAGCGGCAGTTCGAGGGGGCGGGCGAGCTGCGCCTGGACCGGTCGCCGAACCCGCACGTGGCCTTCGGCGCGGGCCCGCACTCCTGCATCGGCCAGGCGCTGGCCCGTACCGAGCTGCAGACCGTGCTCAAGGTGCTGCTCGACCGGCTGCCCGCGCTGGAGCTGGCCGTCCCCGCCGGCGAGCTGCGGCGCCGCGAGGGCCTGATCGTGGGCGGGCTGGAGCGGGTCCCGGTGCGGTGGTGA
- a CDS encoding ATP-binding protein codes for MIEKAEVVADGAAASGDAIGRVLGTQAASPLSFWVGLEPGRVVQLDDVVVTRRDTPGFGPVLVAGVVSAVEARHEGAAFDSDVFLIADGALPAAVVECAEVRVTRVEPEVFVPPLPGALAYRAQAGDRDQALYFDVMDRRIPMGLGRDGRPMYVNFDFLDGTRGAHVSISGVSGVATKTSFATFLLYSIFTSGVLGAEAANTKALIFSVKGEDLLFLDHANTRLDAAARARYDRLGLPAAPFGSVHVFAPPRPGDPNGVPNVQARTRAVSAYYWTLAEFCAEELLRFVFTDADDERAQYSLLVGQVAARLQSWAEPAGDGGAVRVRRPDGEAGPVCRTFGDLVDFVAGQLSDEGTRAAWTGAPTPLGTVNAFLRRLRSAVRPLSPIIRGDLPRGRPHSIGTSDAQVSIVDLHNLPERAQRFVVGVTLRGEFSRKESAGTARPLLFVVLDELNKYAPREGESPIKEILLDVAERGRSLGVILIGAQQTASEVERRIVANCAVRVAGRLDPAEATRPEYGWLPATARERATIARPGTMFVTQPEIPVPLAITFPFPAWATRPAEAAPPPATVSRGPDPFTGLPGADDDIPPF; via the coding sequence GTGATCGAAAAGGCGGAGGTGGTGGCTGACGGGGCCGCCGCGTCGGGAGACGCGATCGGCCGGGTCCTCGGCACCCAGGCCGCCTCGCCTCTGTCGTTCTGGGTCGGCCTCGAGCCCGGCCGCGTCGTCCAGCTCGACGACGTGGTGGTGACCAGGCGCGACACGCCCGGCTTCGGGCCGGTGCTGGTCGCGGGGGTGGTGTCGGCCGTCGAGGCCAGGCACGAGGGGGCCGCGTTCGACTCCGACGTGTTCCTCATCGCCGACGGCGCGCTGCCCGCCGCCGTCGTCGAATGCGCGGAGGTGCGCGTCACCAGGGTCGAGCCCGAGGTGTTCGTCCCGCCGCTGCCCGGCGCGCTCGCCTACCGCGCGCAGGCAGGCGACCGCGACCAGGCGCTCTACTTCGACGTCATGGACCGGCGCATTCCCATGGGGCTGGGCCGCGACGGCCGGCCGATGTACGTGAATTTCGATTTCCTCGACGGCACCCGCGGCGCGCACGTGTCGATCTCCGGCGTTTCCGGAGTGGCGACGAAGACCTCGTTCGCCACATTCCTGCTGTATTCCATTTTCACCTCGGGAGTGCTCGGCGCGGAGGCCGCCAACACCAAGGCGCTGATCTTCTCGGTGAAAGGCGAGGACCTGCTTTTCCTCGACCACGCCAACACCCGCCTCGACGCCGCCGCCCGCGCCCGGTACGACCGCCTCGGCCTGCCCGCGGCGCCCTTCGGCAGCGTCCACGTGTTCGCCCCGCCCCGCCCCGGCGACCCCAACGGCGTGCCGAACGTCCAGGCCAGGACCCGGGCGGTCAGCGCCTACTACTGGACGCTGGCGGAGTTCTGCGCCGAGGAGCTGCTGCGCTTCGTCTTCACCGACGCCGACGACGAGCGGGCACAGTACTCCCTGCTCGTCGGCCAGGTGGCGGCCCGCCTGCAGTCCTGGGCCGAGCCGGCCGGCGACGGGGGCGCGGTCCGCGTGCGCCGCCCCGACGGCGAGGCGGGCCCGGTCTGCCGCACGTTCGGCGACCTGGTCGACTTCGTTGCCGGGCAGCTGTCCGACGAGGGCACCCGCGCCGCCTGGACGGGCGCGCCGACCCCGCTCGGCACCGTGAACGCGTTCCTGCGGCGGCTGCGCAGCGCCGTGCGGCCGCTGTCGCCGATCATTCGCGGCGACCTGCCCCGCGGCCGGCCGCACTCGATCGGCACCTCCGACGCCCAGGTGTCCATCGTGGACCTGCACAACCTGCCCGAGCGGGCCCAGCGGTTCGTCGTCGGCGTCACGCTGCGCGGCGAGTTCTCCCGCAAGGAGAGCGCCGGCACGGCCAGGCCGCTGCTGTTCGTGGTGCTGGACGAGCTGAACAAGTACGCGCCCCGCGAGGGCGAGTCGCCCATCAAGGAGATCCTGCTCGACGTGGCCGAGCGCGGCCGCTCCCTGGGCGTGATCCTCATCGGCGCCCAGCAGACGGCCTCCGAGGTCGAGCGGCGCATCGTGGCCAACTGCGCGGTCCGCGTCGCCGGCCGCCTCGACCCGGCCGAGGCCACCCGCCCCGAGTACGGCTGGCTCCCCGCCACCGCCAGGGAACGTGCCACGATCGCCAGGCCCGGCACGATGTTCGTGACCCAGCCGGAGATCCCCGTGCCGCTCGCGATCACCTTCCCGTTCCCCGCCTGGGCCACCCGCCCTGCCGAGGCGGCGCCGCCGCCCGCCACCGTCTCGCGCGGCCCCGACCCCTTCACCGGCCTGCCCGGCGCCGACGACGACATCCCTCCCTTTTAA
- a CDS encoding exonuclease SbcCD subunit D has protein sequence MKILHTADWHVGKVLKGRSRTDEHRAVLRELVSLAREEDVDAVIVAGDLFDTSAPTPEAQALVLNAVLALREGGRDVVVLAGNHDNPQLLEVYRPVLGRLGIHVVGTFRRPDQGGTLTFTARSGEPVRLAALPFLSHRYVVRAADVLTGTSAEHNRDYAARVAELVQALTAGFEPGTVNLVTTHGTLPSGRFGGGERRAQSIFSYYFEPTAFPATTQYAALGHLHRRQQIPGPCPIWYSGSPLAVDFGEEDNTPGALLVTVEPGRPAVVREAAISSARPLATRTGTLEELEAMAAGLTETWLRVIVAEKPRPGLAETVREILPTALEVTVHERFQPVRDPRRTPSSGAARGPRELFRDYLSGAGRDNDQVAALFDRLHEEVTG, from the coding sequence ATGAAGATCCTGCACACCGCCGACTGGCACGTCGGCAAGGTACTGAAGGGCCGCTCCCGCACCGACGAGCACCGCGCGGTGCTGCGCGAGCTGGTGTCGCTGGCCCGCGAGGAGGACGTGGACGCCGTCATCGTGGCCGGAGACCTCTTCGACACCTCCGCCCCCACCCCCGAGGCGCAGGCGCTGGTGCTGAACGCGGTGCTCGCGCTGCGGGAGGGCGGCCGCGACGTCGTGGTGCTGGCGGGCAACCACGACAACCCGCAGCTCCTGGAGGTTTACCGGCCGGTGCTCGGCAGGCTGGGCATCCACGTCGTCGGCACGTTCCGCCGCCCCGACCAGGGCGGCACGCTCACCTTCACGGCCCGCTCGGGGGAGCCGGTGCGGCTCGCCGCGCTGCCGTTCCTGTCGCACCGGTACGTCGTACGCGCCGCCGACGTGCTCACCGGCACCTCCGCCGAGCACAACCGCGACTACGCCGCCCGCGTCGCCGAGCTCGTCCAGGCGCTCACCGCCGGCTTCGAGCCCGGCACCGTCAACCTCGTCACCACCCACGGCACGCTCCCCAGCGGCCGGTTCGGCGGCGGCGAGCGCCGCGCCCAGTCCATCTTCTCCTACTACTTCGAGCCCACCGCGTTCCCCGCCACCACCCAGTACGCCGCGCTCGGCCACCTGCACCGCCGCCAGCAGATCCCCGGCCCCTGCCCCATCTGGTACAGCGGCTCGCCCCTGGCCGTCGACTTCGGCGAGGAGGACAACACCCCGGGCGCGCTGCTCGTCACCGTCGAGCCCGGCCGCCCCGCCGTCGTGCGCGAGGCGGCGATCTCCTCCGCCCGCCCCCTGGCCACCAGGACCGGCACGCTGGAGGAGCTGGAGGCCATGGCCGCCGGGCTCACCGAGACGTGGCTGCGGGTGATCGTGGCCGAGAAGCCCCGGCCGGGGCTGGCCGAGACCGTGCGCGAGATCCTGCCCACGGCGCTGGAGGTGACCGTGCACGAGCGCTTCCAGCCCGTACGCGACCCGCGCCGCACCCCCTCATCCGGCGCAGCACGCGGCCCGCGCGAGCTGTTCCGCGACTACCTGTCCGGTGCCGGACGCGACAACGACCAGGTCGCCGCCCTGTTCGACCGGCTCCACGAGGAGGTGACCGGCTGA
- a CDS encoding AAA family ATPase has translation MRPLVLHLDDFGSFREPVTVDFSDVDYFVLVGPTGAGKSTLIDAICFALYGTVPRWGKENVIAHALAPSAVAAKVALVFETGGRRYAVVRALKRDAKGKVHTAEARLEELVPSVPATAGLEELMSAVARPVAEGAAVTAEVQRITGLEYRFFTQCVVLPQGRFAEFLHAQPRERQDLLVQLLDADVYERVRQRAVQEETGAAQAAAFARERLARLTDADEPAERAAEARLATLRALDEQVRGDLDALRSSAVEIRRLAEEREAVRRRVTALGSLAMPPEVPTLAEHVRAAAGEVRDHARDAEAAEAEEQRAEDELAALDDPDILMDLLRAAEAHERAVTELRAASERAARTRASLEPLADRARTLDAALAGAEEARDRLRDAHAGAELARRLVVGQECPTCLRPVERLPHHPASADLRAAERHVKTCREEAEQARTRHTEAETETRHLERTVRELTDRATRTARDLADRVGRTAGEAEGGAGRTAGESDGQAAGGDPRGQDGLLAGVDRGDLEGRLAAVRAAERRAAKLRQAARDARARLATAKRRAEELTGRTERLWRDLEAARDTVVPLGAPPLDRDDLHHAWTALLAWRADAAVREHTALEEHDEHVAEAEHRARTLWSAVAARLNDHGVETSGVSARPAAPDKAAGRLGELVAAAIAQARAHLARVKENRAAARELDERARAEEERARVAKELALCLRADAFERWLCTEALDLLVTAASDTLRELSDGQYELALGARNEIEVIDHAEAGMRRNARTLSGGETFQAALALALALSDQVAGLSATAARSLDSLFLDEGFGSLDPATLDTVAATLERLAGGRERMVGVVTHVPALADRIPVRFEVRRDAKGSHLHRATA, from the coding sequence ATGCGGCCGCTGGTCCTGCACCTGGACGACTTCGGCAGCTTCCGCGAGCCCGTCACGGTCGACTTCTCCGACGTCGACTACTTCGTCCTCGTCGGCCCGACCGGCGCGGGCAAGAGCACGCTGATCGACGCCATCTGCTTCGCCCTGTACGGCACCGTGCCCCGCTGGGGCAAGGAGAACGTCATCGCCCACGCCCTGGCCCCGTCCGCCGTCGCCGCCAAGGTGGCGCTGGTCTTCGAGACCGGCGGGCGCAGGTACGCCGTGGTCCGCGCGCTCAAGCGCGACGCCAAGGGCAAGGTGCACACCGCCGAGGCGCGGCTGGAGGAGCTGGTGCCGTCCGTCCCGGCGACTGCGGGGCTGGAGGAGCTGATGAGCGCCGTCGCCCGGCCGGTCGCGGAGGGCGCCGCCGTCACCGCCGAGGTCCAGCGGATCACCGGGCTGGAGTACAGGTTCTTCACCCAGTGCGTGGTGCTGCCGCAGGGCAGGTTCGCCGAGTTCCTGCACGCCCAGCCGCGCGAACGGCAGGACCTGCTGGTGCAGCTGCTCGACGCCGACGTCTACGAGCGGGTCAGGCAGCGGGCCGTCCAGGAGGAGACTGGCGCCGCGCAGGCCGCCGCGTTCGCCCGCGAGCGGCTGGCCCGCCTCACCGACGCCGACGAGCCCGCGGAACGGGCCGCCGAGGCCCGGCTGGCCACGCTGCGCGCGCTCGACGAGCAGGTCAGGGGCGACCTGGACGCCCTCAGGAGCTCGGCCGTGGAGATCCGCCGCCTGGCGGAGGAGCGGGAGGCCGTCCGGCGGCGGGTCACCGCGCTGGGCTCCCTCGCCATGCCGCCGGAGGTGCCCACCCTGGCGGAGCACGTCCGCGCGGCGGCGGGGGAGGTGCGCGATCACGCCCGCGACGCCGAGGCCGCCGAGGCGGAGGAGCAGCGGGCCGAGGACGAGCTGGCCGCCCTGGACGATCCCGACATCCTGATGGACCTGCTCAGGGCGGCGGAGGCGCACGAACGCGCCGTCACCGAGCTGCGGGCCGCGTCGGAGCGGGCCGCCCGTACGCGGGCCTCGCTCGAACCGCTCGCCGACCGCGCCCGGACCCTGGACGCCGCCCTCGCCGGCGCGGAGGAGGCCAGGGACCGGCTGCGTGACGCCCACGCCGGAGCCGAGCTGGCCCGCCGCCTCGTCGTCGGCCAGGAGTGCCCCACGTGCCTGCGGCCCGTCGAACGGCTGCCCCACCACCCGGCCTCGGCGGACCTGCGAGCGGCCGAGCGGCACGTCAAGACGTGCCGCGAGGAGGCGGAGCAGGCCCGCACCCGCCACACGGAGGCGGAGACCGAGACCCGCCACCTCGAACGCACGGTCCGCGAGCTGACCGACCGCGCCACCCGCACGGCCCGCGACCTGGCCGACCGTGTCGGCCGCACGGCCGGCGAGGCGGAAGGCGGCGCTGGTCGCACGGCCGGCGAGTCGGACGGGCAGGCGGCAGGGGGTGATCCGCGGGGCCAGGATGGTCTGCTCGCCGGTGTCGATCGCGGCGACCTGGAGGGGCGGCTCGCGGCCGTGCGGGCGGCGGAGCGGCGTGCCGCGAAGCTCAGGCAGGCCGCGCGTGACGCCCGGGCGCGGCTCGCCACGGCCAAGCGGCGCGCCGAGGAGCTGACCGGCAGGACCGAACGGCTCTGGCGCGATCTGGAGGCCGCCCGCGACACCGTGGTGCCGCTCGGTGCGCCGCCCCTGGACCGCGACGACCTCCACCACGCCTGGACGGCACTGCTCGCCTGGCGCGCCGACGCCGCCGTCCGGGAGCACACGGCACTGGAGGAGCACGACGAACACGTCGCCGAGGCCGAGCACCGGGCGCGCACCCTGTGGTCCGCCGTGGCCGCCCGCCTCAACGATCACGGCGTGGAGACGTCCGGAGTCTCCGCGCGACCGGCCGCTCCGGACAAGGCGGCCGGCCGGCTCGGCGAGCTGGTGGCGGCGGCGATCGCGCAGGCGCGGGCGCACCTGGCCAGGGTCAAGGAGAACCGCGCCGCCGCCAGGGAGCTGGACGAGCGGGCCAGGGCCGAGGAGGAGCGGGCCCGGGTGGCCAAGGAGCTGGCCCTGTGCCTGCGCGCGGACGCGTTCGAACGCTGGCTCTGCACCGAGGCGCTCGACCTGCTCGTCACCGCCGCCTCCGACACCCTGCGCGAGCTGTCCGACGGCCAGTACGAGCTGGCACTCGGCGCCAGGAACGAGATCGAGGTCATCGACCACGCCGAGGCGGGCATGCGGCGCAACGCCCGCACCCTGTCGGGCGGCGAGACGTTCCAGGCGGCGCTCGCCCTGGCCCTCGCGCTGTCCGACCAGGTGGCGGGGCTGTCGGCGACGGCGGCGCGCAGCCTCGACTCGCTCTTCCTCGACGAGGGCTTCGGCAGCCTCGACCCGGCCACCCTGGACACGGTCGCCGCCACCCTCGAACGCCTGGCCGGCGGGCGCGAGCGCATGGTCGGCGTGGTCACCCACGTGCCCGCGCTGGCCGACCGCATCCCGGTGCGCTTCGAGGTCCGCCGTGATGCCAAGGGATCACACCTGCACAGGGCTACCGCATGA
- a CDS encoding STAS domain-containing protein, which translates to MTGQSDPARRFTVSIGLHGSLIVAHASGDLDYRCADLLHRQVADAWQVTPSMGLVLDLGGLTFCDSMGVGALVLLLKQSRAQGSPLVLSNVPARVERILSISGLLESFHLEPSVEAAIQAADPRHFEG; encoded by the coding sequence ATGACCGGACAGAGCGATCCAGCCCGGCGGTTCACCGTCTCGATCGGCCTGCACGGAAGCCTGATCGTGGCCCACGCCAGCGGCGACCTCGACTACCGATGCGCCGACCTGCTGCACCGGCAGGTCGCGGACGCCTGGCAGGTCACTCCCTCCATGGGGCTGGTGCTGGACCTGGGTGGCCTGACGTTCTGCGACTCCATGGGGGTGGGCGCGCTGGTGCTGCTGCTGAAGCAGAGCCGCGCGCAGGGCTCTCCGCTGGTCCTGTCGAACGTGCCCGCCCGGGTGGAGCGGATCCTGTCGATCAGCGGGCTGCTGGAGTCCTTCCACCTCGAGCCGTCGGTGGAGGCGGCCATCCAGGCGGCCGACCCCCGGCACTTCGAGGGCTGA